A genome region from Bradyrhizobium commune includes the following:
- a CDS encoding FAS1-like dehydratase domain-containing protein yields the protein MTGKLDIDHLRQWIGRSTEATDIVTAQLVKGLRATLFQEVGEPKAGDAAPFTVHWCLAQPVFPMSMLGPDGHPTRGGFLPPVPLPRRMWAGGEIEFLQPLRVGDESTRTSRIADVQVKSGSTGTLCFVSVEHSISCPRGVAIRERQDIVYREMTGSAPTNAKAPPPPPEAQHRETHVSDPVLLFRYSALTFNGHRIHYDRDYVTKVEGYPGLIFHGPLQAALIIEMAAKLRGGKPPKKFTYRGLQPLFEGTEFSINANDSGESMELWTANAEGQPTMKGTAVW from the coding sequence ATGACCGGGAAGCTCGACATCGATCATTTGCGGCAATGGATCGGCCGCAGCACGGAGGCCACCGACATCGTCACCGCGCAGCTCGTCAAGGGCCTGCGCGCGACGCTGTTCCAGGAGGTCGGCGAGCCCAAAGCGGGCGATGCCGCACCCTTCACCGTGCATTGGTGCCTGGCGCAGCCGGTGTTTCCGATGTCGATGCTCGGCCCCGACGGCCATCCGACCCGCGGCGGCTTCCTGCCGCCGGTGCCGCTGCCGCGCCGGATGTGGGCCGGTGGCGAGATCGAGTTCTTGCAGCCCTTGCGCGTCGGCGACGAATCGACGCGAACCTCGCGCATCGCCGACGTGCAGGTGAAATCAGGCTCGACCGGCACGCTGTGCTTCGTCTCGGTCGAGCACAGCATCTCGTGCCCGCGCGGCGTCGCCATCCGCGAGCGGCAGGACATCGTCTATCGCGAGATGACGGGCAGCGCGCCGACGAACGCGAAGGCCCCGCCCCCGCCACCCGAGGCGCAGCACCGCGAGACGCACGTCTCCGATCCCGTGCTGCTGTTCCGCTATTCCGCTTTGACCTTCAACGGCCACCGCATTCACTATGACCGGGATTACGTCACCAAGGTCGAGGGCTATCCCGGCCTGATCTTCCACGGGCCGTTGCAGGCGGCGCTCATCATCGAGATGGCAGCAAAACTGCGCGGCGGCAAGCCGCCGAAGAAGTTTACATACCGCGGTTTGCAGCCGCTGTTCGAGGGCACGGAGTTTTCCATCAACGCCAATGACTCCGGCGAGAGCATGGAGCTGTGGACCGCGAACGCGGAAGGGCAGCCGACGATGAAGGGGACGGCGGTGTGGTGA